The genomic region TGCTTGATCGTCGACGGGTCGCCGATCCGCGCCGGAACCGGCTGCGGCTTGGCGCGGCTGTGGCCCTTGGCCAGCGGGACGGAGCCGGCGCTCCAGCCGTTCTGCTGGAAGACCTTGGCGGTCTGGGAGCGGATGACACGGTCGCTGGGCAGGGTGAACTGCGTCAGGCTGGAGGTCGTGTCGTGGGTGCCGTGGCCGGCGCTGTCGGGGCGGCGGGCGTCGATGCCGCGGGTGTTGGAGACGACGACCTTCCTGCCCACGGTGGTGATCTCGGCGGGGAAGTAGTCCGTCGGGAGGAGCCCGATGTAGCTGACCGGCTCCTGCGGGGAGGTGTAGCGGTAGACGGCGACGGCGTTGGCGCGGCCGAGCGTCACCAGCAGGTGGCCGTCGTCGGTGAGGGTCACGGCGTCGGGCTCGTAGCCGACCGAGGCCTCCGGCCACGGCTGGGTGGAGATCGTCTGTACGACCTTGTCCTTGGCGGTGTCGATGACCGACACGTTGTTGTCGGCCGTGTCGGTGACGAACACCGCGCCGCGCCGGGCGTACACGGCGGTCGGGTGCAGGCCGACATCGATGGTGCCGACGGCGGCGGACGGGTCGGCCAGGTCGATGACACTGACCGTGCCGGTGGTGGTGGCGCCGGTCTTCGGGTCGGCCGGCACCTGCGTGCCGTAGGAGTTGAGCGTGGAGTCGCCGGCCTTCGCGGGCCGACCGCCCTCGTTGCTGACGTAGAGCTTGTCGCCCACCCGGGCCATGCCGCGCGGGGCGTTGCCCACCGCCCAGCTCCGCTTGACGGTCCCGGTCGCCGCGTCGATCGCGACCACTCGGTTCTGGCCGTTGACCGCGGCGTACACGGTGGAACCGTCGGCGGAGAACACCGCCGCGGCGACCAGGGCCTGCTTGCCGCCGTCGGCCGGGATGCTGACCGTCACCGGGTCGGCGAGGGTGCCGTCCGCGTTCACCGTGAACTTGGTGTAGCCGTCGGCCTGGCCCAGCCACAGCTGCTTGCCGTCGGGTGAGTACGTCGGACCCTCCTGGCCGACGGAGCCGCTGCTGATGCGCAGGTCGTCGGCGGCGTTGGTGCCGACGCGCTGCTTGATCCGCCCGGTCGCGAGGTCCACGACGACCAGTGCCGCGTCGCCGTCGGTGACCGCTGCGGCGAGGTGGCTGCCGTCCGGGCTGACCGTCGACGACATGATCTTGCCGTCGTTGATGAGGAGGCGGTCGCCGTACGGGGCGATGTACTGGTCGGCGGAGACGACCTGGCCCTTGCCGGTGACCTGGCCGACCTGGTCGGTGCCGAACTGGCGGGTCTCGGCGACGGCGGTGCCGGTGGCCAGGGCGGCCGTGGTGATGCATGCCGTGACCAGCGTGGCCCGGCGGCCGACACGTCTGCCCAGCAGGTCGTAGTACTTCTTCTCAGCCTGCCGGCGGCGGCGTGCTATCTGCATGTCATTCCTTCGGA from Streptomyces chartreusis NRRL 3882 harbors:
- a CDS encoding bifunctional YncE family protein/alkaline phosphatase family protein, with translation MQIARRRRQAEKKYYDLLGRRVGRRATLVTACITTAALATGTAVAETRQFGTDQVGQVTGKGQVVSADQYIAPYGDRLLINDGKIMSSTVSPDGSHLAAAVTDGDAALVVVDLATGRIKQRVGTNAADDLRISSGSVGQEGPTYSPDGKQLWLGQADGYTKFTVNADGTLADPVTVSIPADGGKQALVAAAVFSADGSTVYAAVNGQNRVVAIDAATGTVKRSWAVGNAPRGMARVGDKLYVSNEGGRPAKAGDSTLNSYGTQVPADPKTGATTTGTVSVIDLADPSAAVGTIDVGLHPTAVYARRGAVFVTDTADNNVSVIDTAKDKVVQTISTQPWPEASVGYEPDAVTLTDDGHLLVTLGRANAVAVYRYTSPQEPVSYIGLLPTDYFPAEITTVGRKVVVSNTRGIDARRPDSAGHGTHDTTSSLTQFTLPSDRVIRSQTAKVFQQNGWSAGSVPLAKGHSRAKPQPVPARIGDPSTIKHVFLIVKENRTYDQVLGDIPQGNGDPSLTQFGENVTPNQHALAEQFGLYDNTYDIGTNSAEGHNWLMQADNPEYTESSAGEYARSYDTEDDALGHQKTGFLWTGAQAAGKSVRDFGEFQQFLTKPSGASWQNLYCDAKDMDATGRATAYPLNSSSPIPSLNSVSVPGFPKFDTSVPDLYRYEIWKQDFEKNGPANLNMFWLSSDHTGGPASPAAQVADNDLATGKIIDRISHSKYWKDSAIFVVEDDSQAGLDHVDGHRAPVQIISPWAQHGTVDSHYYSQITMIRTIEQILGIHPMNQKDSAATPMQGAFTGHPDYTPFTALPNRTSLTDGLKTPPSCGLDTPAAQDPEAAAVPSAKVPADKKSLAAEWDAWKSKQHLTGTHAIPDYANPAQMNHLTWYQTHNWTRPYPGEKKIYAPNDVPGAYIPSVESDG